From the Allorhodopirellula heiligendammensis genome, one window contains:
- a CDS encoding Dps family protein, whose product MSTTNTHPSRTHVNTAFARPTDLSPLGVAEVSAELRVLLADIFALYIKTKNFHWHMSGPHFRDYHLLLDEQSEQILAMTDDLAERARKIGGTTLRSIGDISRLQRLQDNDEDIVAPEDMLSELAEDNHQLSKALRATHAICDEHNDVATASLIENWIDETECRTWFLSETARSR is encoded by the coding sequence ATGTCTACGACGAACACTCACCCCAGCCGAACTCACGTCAATACCGCCTTCGCAAGGCCCACCGACCTTTCACCCCTTGGCGTGGCAGAGGTATCTGCTGAATTGCGTGTTCTGTTGGCGGATATTTTTGCGTTATACATCAAAACCAAGAACTTTCATTGGCACATGAGCGGCCCGCACTTCCGTGACTATCACCTGCTTCTGGACGAACAGTCCGAACAAATTCTCGCGATGACAGATGACCTCGCCGAACGAGCTCGCAAAATTGGAGGCACGACACTGAGATCTATCGGCGACATATCACGGCTGCAGCGTCTGCAAGACAACGACGAAGATATTGTTGCCCCGGAGGACATGCTGTCGGAGCTAGCCGAAGACAATCATCAACTCTCCAAAGCGTTGCGTGCTACCCACGCAATTTGCGATGAACACAACGACGTCGCGACCGCCAGCCTGATCGAAAACTGGATCGACGAAACCGAATGCCGAACTTGGTTTCTGTCCGAAACGGCGAGGTCGCGTTGA
- the ahr gene encoding NADPH-dependent aldehyde reductase Ahr: MDYQAWVAAEPGAPFQKQSMNRPSLGLEEVEVEVEHCGVCHSDLSMWQNEWGIAAYPAVLGHEVVGRVTALGAHAKALAVGQRVGIGWNSGSCMHCRPCMSGDQHLCNEAQPTIAGHFGGFAKSVRAHWAWTIPLPEGLNIADAGPLLCGGITVFNPIAKFATPMSRVGVIGIGGLGHMAVKFASAYGCDVTAFTSRESKFDEARGFGAQHVVATRDSQAVHKLEKSFDLLIVTVNVPLDWDALIASLAPNGRMHVVGAVLDPIPVSVFPLIMRQASVGASPTGSPVGMADMLQFAARHDIAPQAEHFPMSKINEAFEHVAAGNARYRVVLDADF, translated from the coding sequence ATGGACTATCAAGCATGGGTCGCAGCCGAACCTGGTGCACCGTTTCAAAAGCAATCCATGAATCGGCCATCACTGGGGCTAGAGGAAGTCGAAGTAGAGGTTGAACATTGTGGCGTTTGCCATTCCGACCTTTCGATGTGGCAAAACGAATGGGGCATCGCGGCCTATCCTGCTGTGTTGGGACACGAAGTGGTTGGACGCGTTACGGCTTTAGGAGCACATGCCAAAGCGTTAGCGGTAGGCCAACGCGTCGGCATCGGTTGGAATAGCGGAAGCTGCATGCACTGTCGTCCATGCATGTCAGGCGACCAACATCTCTGCAACGAAGCTCAACCGACCATTGCCGGACACTTCGGCGGATTCGCGAAATCAGTGCGGGCCCATTGGGCTTGGACAATCCCACTGCCTGAGGGCCTGAATATCGCCGATGCAGGGCCACTACTTTGTGGCGGCATCACAGTATTTAATCCTATCGCGAAATTTGCCACGCCGATGAGCCGCGTGGGAGTTATTGGCATCGGCGGGCTTGGACATATGGCCGTCAAGTTTGCCTCCGCGTACGGTTGCGATGTGACTGCGTTCACCTCCAGGGAAAGTAAGTTCGACGAGGCGCGTGGCTTCGGCGCTCAACATGTCGTCGCGACTCGCGATAGCCAAGCGGTTCATAAGCTTGAAAAGTCGTTTGACCTGTTGATCGTCACCGTGAACGTTCCTCTGGATTGGGATGCTCTCATCGCGTCTCTCGCACCCAACGGACGAATGCATGTCGTCGGCGCCGTGCTTGACCCAATTCCAGTCTCGGTTTTCCCTTTAATCATGCGGCAAGCCAGTGTCGGGGCATCTCCGACCGGTTCGCCTGTCGGTATGGCCGACATGCTTCAATTCGCAGCGCGACACGACATCGCCCCGCAAGCCGAGCACTTTCCGATGAGTAAGATCAATGAAGCTTTTGAGCATGTTGCTGCCGGCAACGCACGCTATCGCGTCGTCTTAGACGCCGACTTTTAA
- a CDS encoding DUF1257 domain-containing protein, with protein MSHVVTIETQVRDPEALRSSCRRLGLDAPMHQTIKLFSAEATGYCVQLPRWRYPVVCDTDSGTVHYDNYGGHWGEQAQLDKLIQRYAVEKSVLEARKQGHSVTEQSLADGSIKLTVQVGGAS; from the coding sequence ATGTCACACGTTGTGACGATCGAGACACAGGTGCGTGATCCAGAGGCATTGCGGTCATCGTGCCGTCGACTTGGCCTTGACGCACCGATGCATCAAACCATCAAGCTATTCAGCGCCGAGGCAACTGGATATTGCGTCCAGCTCCCACGCTGGCGATACCCCGTCGTCTGCGATACCGACAGCGGCACTGTTCACTACGACAACTACGGAGGTCATTGGGGTGAACAGGCTCAACTGGACAAGCTGATCCAGCGGTATGCGGTTGAAAAATCGGTTTTGGAAGCTCGCAAGCAGGGGCACTCCGTGACTGAACAATCACTGGCTGACGGATCAATCAAGCTCACCGTCCAAGTTGGAGGTGCCAGTTGA
- a CDS encoding recombinase family protein, whose translation MSDYINPALRPRRGTTLKVLTIERISTEHQDERALDDQRAKSKRLVSDHYDGEIDWKSIASRGSGEVIDRDSYREMEDLIDSGWPDLIVVEDLGRICRRLDALRICELCEDFETRLIAINDHVDTFKSDWKTSAMFSTLHHERHNQDTSDRIKRTFRNRFSEGSILVVLPYGYVRAEGAKTDNDLSKDPDAEKVYNRWFEMLDDGASYSEVADWLNDQGVPTGPGCRLNTWSTAMVSRITHNTILKGSRRWNRRVSKRNNRTGKRRSVTAAEKDHLTRHCEHLAFIEPIRYDRILRKIDRKNAKYRRGKQHAKDKREGMPRSRTVWPGQSMYCGICGRVLYYGAHGQPQNLMCKGAIEYKCWNGASANGRDTSRRICESVIELVKELPEFDEVLMNEVRNQVQQLNENAGGRLQEIRRDLDRVEREIDNVLNFIRSGSGSRLLKVELNRLENRQADLADELRSLQDSSQSNIVVPSVDDIRSRAIDIFKSSLPDPQFGRLMNQFIEDLVVLPVQLIDGGKVGLRATFTVNLLSLIEGEPLSKMLDVDVMKHHRTVDLFEVPQRVKFMAEVARQSKLNGESGPELTEREIAERLKITQPAVQRAKRLYREMRQRGLDDPYQVLTAPPAEGKLRRHLHPRYRFDPL comes from the coding sequence ATGAGTGACTACATAAACCCGGCCCTTCGACCGCGACGCGGAACGACATTGAAGGTGCTAACCATTGAGCGAATCAGTACCGAGCACCAAGACGAACGAGCCCTCGATGATCAACGGGCGAAGTCGAAACGCCTCGTTTCCGACCATTACGATGGCGAGATTGACTGGAAGAGTATTGCTAGCCGCGGTAGCGGCGAGGTCATCGACCGCGACTCTTACCGCGAGATGGAGGATTTGATCGATTCGGGTTGGCCCGATTTGATCGTCGTTGAAGACCTTGGCCGTATTTGCCGCCGGCTTGACGCTCTTCGAATTTGCGAACTCTGTGAAGACTTCGAAACGAGGTTGATCGCCATCAACGACCACGTCGATACGTTCAAGTCTGATTGGAAGACGTCAGCGATGTTTTCCACGCTGCACCACGAGCGGCACAACCAGGATACCTCCGATCGAATTAAGCGGACCTTTCGTAATCGATTCTCGGAAGGCTCGATTTTGGTTGTCTTGCCATACGGCTATGTTCGCGCTGAAGGAGCCAAGACCGACAACGATCTTTCGAAAGACCCAGATGCAGAGAAGGTTTACAATCGCTGGTTCGAGATGCTTGACGACGGAGCCTCCTATTCTGAAGTCGCTGATTGGCTCAACGACCAGGGGGTCCCAACGGGGCCTGGGTGCCGCTTAAACACTTGGTCAACCGCTATGGTTTCTCGAATCACTCATAATACGATTTTAAAGGGTTCTCGGCGGTGGAATCGCCGCGTATCAAAGCGAAACAATCGGACCGGTAAGCGGCGTTCGGTGACGGCGGCAGAAAAGGATCATTTGACGCGACATTGTGAGCATTTAGCGTTCATCGAACCGATTCGGTACGACCGGATTTTGCGGAAGATCGATCGCAAGAATGCCAAGTATCGTCGTGGAAAGCAGCATGCAAAGGACAAACGTGAGGGCATGCCCCGCTCACGCACGGTCTGGCCGGGACAGAGCATGTACTGCGGAATTTGCGGTCGCGTTCTGTATTACGGTGCTCATGGCCAGCCTCAGAATCTGATGTGCAAGGGAGCGATCGAATACAAATGCTGGAACGGAGCGAGTGCAAATGGCCGGGATACCTCTCGGCGGATTTGTGAATCGGTCATAGAACTGGTTAAAGAACTTCCAGAGTTTGACGAAGTGCTGATGAATGAAGTCCGAAACCAAGTTCAGCAGTTAAACGAAAATGCAGGAGGACGTCTTCAAGAAATACGTCGTGATCTAGATCGTGTCGAGCGGGAAATAGATAACGTTCTCAATTTTATTCGCTCCGGCAGTGGGTCTCGTTTGCTGAAGGTCGAATTGAATCGGCTTGAAAATCGCCAAGCTGACTTAGCGGATGAACTCCGGTCGCTGCAAGACTCGTCGCAGAGCAACATCGTGGTGCCCTCTGTCGATGATATTCGATCACGGGCTATCGATATTTTCAAATCGAGCCTTCCAGATCCACAGTTTGGCCGCCTTATGAATCAGTTCATCGAAGACCTTGTCGTTCTCCCGGTTCAATTGATCGATGGTGGCAAAGTCGGCCTGCGAGCCACTTTCACAGTTAACTTGCTTTCTCTGATCGAAGGCGAACCACTGTCGAAGATGCTCGACGTCGATGTGATGAAGCACCACCGGACAGTCGACCTCTTTGAAGTACCTCAACGAGTCAAGTTTATGGCCGAAGTTGCCCGGCAGAGTAAACTGAACGGCGAATCCGGACCTGAGCTGACCGAACGTGAGATTGCGGAGCGTCTCAAGATCACGCAGCCTGCGGTGCAGCGCGCAAAGCGTCTCTATCGCGAAATGCGTCAACGTGGACTCGACGATCCATATCAGGTTCTGACGGCCCCGCCAGCGGAAGGCAAGCTACGCCGACATTTACATCCTCGCTATCGATTTGACCCACTTTAG
- a CDS encoding transposase family protein has translation MHMSTTLFYQSFGIRGYQQTRIEFSKGVTRFHVPPRGKTICCPSCDSRNVIRRRLRQREFRASPIGLKRTVVVASLPRVQCHDCGAVRQI, from the coding sequence ATGCACATGTCCACCACCTTGTTTTATCAGTCCTTTGGCATCCGTGGCTACCAGCAGACGCGGATTGAGTTCTCCAAAGGCGTCACACGATTTCATGTCCCGCCACGCGGAAAGACGATTTGCTGTCCATCGTGCGATAGCCGAAACGTGATCCGTCGAAGACTCAGGCAACGGGAATTTCGAGCTTCTCCGATCGGCCTAAAACGGACCGTAGTCGTCGCCTCCTTACCTCGCGTGCAGTGCCATGATTGCGGGGCCGTTCGCCAAATCTAA
- a CDS encoding alpha/beta hydrolase yields the protein MQIIEPTHDMAIDHRVRAFLRMLNSADGKPLEELSPANARDVLAGLQTSVQVDVPPAHVSKLSITQDGQKIELTIVRPAGEVKTVPVFMFFHGGGWVLGDFPTHERLVRDLVWLSGIAAVFVNYTPSPEARYPIAINQAYAATKWVSKHGQKIHVNGSRMAVVGNSVGGNMAAVVALMAKDRGGPDIRFQVLMWPVTDANFDTKSYHEFAEGRFLTRSMMKWFWDNYTTDPIERIEIYASPLRAMTEELRGLPPALVQTGGNDVLRDEGEEYARKLDAADVDVIATRYSNMIHDWGLLNPISDVPATRASILQVAQELKRRLQ from the coding sequence ATGCAAATCATCGAGCCTACTCACGACATGGCCATCGATCATCGCGTTCGCGCATTTCTGAGAATGCTTAACTCCGCCGATGGAAAACCGCTCGAGGAGTTGTCGCCGGCCAATGCCCGCGACGTGCTAGCCGGATTGCAAACATCCGTCCAAGTTGATGTGCCGCCCGCACACGTATCTAAGTTGTCAATCACGCAGGATGGCCAAAAAATTGAACTGACCATTGTTCGCCCGGCCGGTGAAGTCAAGACAGTGCCAGTATTTATGTTCTTTCATGGCGGGGGCTGGGTGCTCGGCGATTTCCCTACTCATGAACGCTTGGTGCGTGATCTTGTGTGGCTCTCTGGCATCGCCGCCGTGTTCGTGAACTACACGCCTTCGCCGGAAGCTCGATACCCAATTGCCATCAATCAAGCCTATGCCGCAACAAAGTGGGTTTCAAAGCATGGTCAAAAGATTCATGTTAACGGCAGTCGAATGGCGGTCGTTGGTAACAGCGTCGGCGGCAACATGGCTGCGGTGGTTGCCTTGATGGCCAAGGATCGCGGCGGACCCGACATTCGCTTTCAAGTTCTTATGTGGCCCGTAACGGATGCCAACTTCGACACGAAGTCGTACCACGAATTTGCTGAGGGTCGTTTCCTGACGCGAAGCATGATGAAATGGTTTTGGGACAACTACACGACCGATCCCATCGAACGTATCGAAATCTACGCTTCACCATTGCGAGCGATGACCGAAGAGCTTCGTGGGTTACCACCGGCGTTGGTGCAGACGGGTGGTAACGACGTGCTGCGTGATGAAGGCGAAGAATACGCTCGCAAGTTGGACGCCGCCGACGTTGACGTCATCGCGACGCGCTATAGCAACATGATCCACGATTGGGGACTGTTGAATCCAATTAGCGACGTCCCCGCGACTCGCGCCTCGATCCTACAAGTCGCGCAAGAACTCAAGCGTCGGTTGCAATAA
- a CDS encoding ATP-dependent endonuclease, whose protein sequence is MNDIEFLRRISLMLHATDCQLPNLAEMERRGELIFVPFGGGHVRAWVNRFAPLGRPEFHLYDHELSPETDLRRQAADSVNNREGCRAVITRKRCLENYLHPRAIFAAGQITVQFDDFDRVAELTARELYRQRPGETAWLLQAKRSQSRMANRAKRWLNTVAVEHMTPSLLAERDPEGEITSWMLAINDLLAS, encoded by the coding sequence ATGAATGACATCGAGTTTTTGCGTCGCATCAGCCTGATGCTTCATGCCACCGACTGTCAGCTACCAAATTTGGCGGAGATGGAGCGGCGGGGTGAACTCATTTTCGTTCCATTCGGGGGCGGTCATGTTCGAGCGTGGGTCAATCGCTTTGCTCCGCTCGGTCGTCCCGAATTCCATCTTTACGATCACGAGCTGTCTCCCGAGACCGATCTCCGCAGGCAAGCTGCGGACTCGGTCAACAATCGTGAAGGATGCCGGGCGGTCATCACCCGGAAACGGTGTCTTGAAAACTACCTGCATCCTCGAGCGATATTTGCGGCGGGACAGATCACCGTGCAATTTGACGACTTCGATCGCGTTGCGGAACTGACTGCCCGCGAACTCTACCGCCAGCGTCCTGGCGAGACCGCATGGCTACTGCAGGCCAAACGTTCGCAAAGCCGAATGGCGAATCGAGCGAAACGTTGGCTCAACACAGTTGCCGTTGAACACATGACGCCCAGCTTGCTGGCCGAGCGTGACCCAGAGGGAGAAATCACGTCTTGGATGTTGGCGATCAATGACCTGCTGGCATCCTGA
- a CDS encoding DUF2997 domain-containing protein: MKTFNIVISPTGATKIETIGFTGGECREATQFLETALGKRQSERLTTEFYSAQSSANTETQKER, from the coding sequence TTGAAAACGTTCAACATTGTCATCTCTCCGACCGGTGCGACCAAGATCGAAACGATTGGTTTTACTGGCGGTGAATGCCGCGAAGCTACTCAATTCCTCGAAACCGCTCTGGGCAAACGACAGTCCGAAAGACTCACAACCGAATTCTATTCGGCTCAGTCCAGCGCCAACACCGAAACACAAAAGGAGAGATAA